The following proteins are encoded in a genomic region of Cyclonatronum proteinivorum:
- a CDS encoding 3-hydroxyacyl-CoA dehydrogenase/enoyl-CoA hydratase family protein has translation MSTNYANFRTAAVLGAGVMGSQIAAHLANAGLTVWLLDMPAPQCPKSALVQQAFGKMLKMKPSPVVTDAVASRIFTGNFEENLDVLGKADWIIEVIIEQMDAKKSMMARIEQHARPDAVISSNTSGLPIQEIAADCSAGFRKRFLGTHFFNPPRYLKLLEIIPTPDTDPEITNRVSHFGRVHLGKGIVHAKDTPNFIANRVGTYSMMLTFGFLEKGYSIEEIDLLTGQLTGRPKSATFRTADVVGLDTLTYVSKNLYKAIPNDPDRGVFRVPDLLLKLVEQKALGAKTGRGFYFKDGKVIKSLNPKTLSYKAPAELNLGDLSAIQKQSLAKRWEALFGEEGRAGDFIREHTTRMIAYAMNRIPEISDFPRDVDLAIQWGFGWQMGPFAICDAIGPVRFSQEAGKRGLDLPLWFRKMLADGDYLFYKQKEKGLDLHYVPGSGYKPIEAQADELSLAAIKASGKDKEVWSNPEAALIDAGDGVLIYEFRSKANTLGFNVINGVFEALEFTEKGDWRGLVIANDGENFSVGANLGELAHAALSGQFDMIEKAVHNFQKAALAIRYAQKPVVNAIRGKVLGGGVELTMGAASVVAATETYMGLVELGVGLIPAGSGTMTMVARAGETAPTQHPSHIQPFLQKVFETIAMAKVATSGQQAVDFGYLTQEQTRIAMNDARRIYMAKEEVIRLSNQGYIAPPVRHRVFVPGKPGFAPLQNAAWQMQQAGWISEYDAYLATRLAHVMCGGELLGPEYVQEDYLIDLEREVFLSLLGQEKTRARIESILKTNKPLRN, from the coding sequence ATGTCAACTAACTACGCAAATTTCAGAACCGCTGCTGTTCTTGGAGCAGGAGTGATGGGCTCCCAAATAGCGGCACATCTCGCCAACGCTGGTCTTACGGTATGGCTGCTTGATATGCCGGCACCGCAGTGTCCGAAAAGCGCTCTTGTTCAACAGGCTTTCGGCAAGATGCTCAAGATGAAGCCTTCTCCGGTAGTCACCGATGCGGTTGCATCGCGCATCTTTACCGGCAACTTTGAAGAAAATCTTGATGTACTCGGCAAAGCCGATTGGATCATCGAGGTGATCATTGAACAGATGGACGCAAAGAAGTCCATGATGGCCCGTATCGAGCAGCACGCCCGCCCCGATGCCGTTATTTCTTCCAATACAAGCGGATTGCCTATTCAGGAGATCGCAGCCGATTGTTCAGCCGGTTTCAGGAAGCGCTTTTTAGGCACGCATTTCTTCAATCCGCCCCGCTATCTGAAGCTGCTTGAAATTATTCCCACCCCCGACACCGATCCGGAAATCACGAATCGCGTTTCGCACTTCGGTCGTGTGCACCTCGGTAAGGGGATTGTTCACGCTAAAGACACCCCGAACTTTATCGCAAACCGGGTCGGCACTTATTCAATGATGCTCACCTTCGGTTTCCTGGAGAAAGGCTACTCTATTGAGGAAATCGACCTGCTCACCGGTCAGCTTACCGGGCGTCCCAAATCGGCTACCTTCCGCACAGCCGATGTCGTCGGACTCGACACCCTCACCTACGTCTCCAAAAATCTTTACAAAGCCATCCCGAACGACCCCGACCGGGGAGTTTTCCGGGTTCCTGATCTTCTGCTCAAACTTGTAGAGCAAAAAGCCCTCGGCGCGAAAACAGGTCGCGGCTTCTATTTCAAGGATGGAAAAGTCATCAAATCCCTCAATCCCAAAACACTCAGCTATAAAGCTCCTGCTGAGCTGAATTTGGGCGACTTGAGCGCCATCCAAAAACAATCTCTTGCCAAACGCTGGGAGGCGCTGTTCGGGGAAGAGGGCCGTGCCGGAGATTTCATCCGCGAACACACGACCCGGATGATTGCCTACGCGATGAACCGCATACCCGAAATTTCGGATTTCCCGCGGGATGTGGACCTCGCCATTCAGTGGGGCTTTGGCTGGCAGATGGGACCCTTCGCCATTTGCGACGCCATTGGCCCGGTTCGCTTTTCGCAGGAAGCCGGCAAACGCGGTCTTGATCTCCCGCTTTGGTTCCGCAAAATGCTGGCCGACGGCGACTATCTATTCTACAAACAAAAGGAAAAAGGCCTCGATCTGCACTACGTGCCAGGAAGCGGATACAAGCCTATTGAAGCACAGGCTGACGAACTCAGCCTTGCAGCCATCAAAGCATCCGGCAAGGACAAGGAAGTCTGGAGCAATCCCGAAGCTGCGCTGATTGATGCCGGTGATGGCGTACTAATCTACGAGTTCCGCTCCAAAGCAAACACGCTGGGTTTCAATGTGATAAATGGCGTTTTTGAAGCGCTGGAATTCACGGAGAAAGGTGACTGGCGCGGTTTGGTGATTGCCAATGACGGGGAGAATTTCTCTGTCGGTGCCAATCTTGGTGAACTCGCGCATGCGGCACTCAGCGGTCAGTTTGACATGATTGAAAAAGCCGTCCACAATTTCCAAAAGGCAGCGCTTGCGATTCGGTACGCGCAGAAGCCGGTCGTGAATGCCATCCGCGGAAAAGTCCTGGGAGGTGGCGTAGAGCTGACCATGGGCGCGGCTTCGGTTGTAGCCGCTACGGAAACCTACATGGGGCTCGTGGAGCTGGGCGTGGGACTCATCCCTGCTGGCAGCGGCACCATGACGATGGTCGCCCGTGCCGGGGAAACTGCCCCGACACAGCATCCGTCCCACATTCAGCCTTTCCTGCAGAAAGTGTTTGAAACCATCGCGATGGCCAAGGTTGCCACAAGCGGTCAGCAAGCCGTTGACTTCGGATACCTCACACAGGAGCAAACCCGCATTGCCATGAATGACGCACGACGTATTTATATGGCGAAGGAGGAAGTCATCCGGCTCTCCAATCAGGGCTACATCGCGCCGCCGGTACGGCACCGCGTGTTTGTGCCCGGTAAGCCCGGATTTGCGCCGCTTCAGAATGCGGCCTGGCAAATGCAGCAAGCCGGCTGGATTTCAGAGTACGACGCCTATCTCGCAACCCGGCTCGCGCACGTGATGTGTGGCGGCGAGCTGCTCGGCCCCGAGTACGTGCAGGAAGATTACCTCATCGATCTCGAGCGTGAAGTCTTCCTTTCACTGCTCGGTCAGGAAAAGACGAGAGCACGTATCGAAAGCATCCTCAAAACCAACAAGCCGCTGCGCAATTAA